The genomic DNA gcatttgatgcatgtttatagttttgtggctttccaatcactgcaagactttgccTTCGTTTTTATGAAGCTGCTTCGGCCAAGGCCACCAGTTTCAGtacagccgccattttaaaattttggatatACACAAGGGATATTGGGATATGTTGTGCATAGCAACAGACTTGTCCTACAGGTCTCGCACACACAGCCGCAGACAAGACAACCCCCTCCCTTTAACACCAATATGTGACattataattattaattatAATGAAGTGACAATTGTCCATAAAATGTACATGTTCCTACATGGAAGGTGGGCACTAATAAAACATCTCACAACATCAGGATTCCATCTTCAGATATCACTGTATTTTCCAAAAGCCTGTACATTTGCACTTTACAACATGTTATCAAACTAACTGGAATGAACTGAAAACTAAATCTCTCGACAGTTCAAAACTGCGGACTGTATTCCTCAGAAAATCAAAAAGCATGACAGAATATAGCTAATCAGATAAACtaacttttttaaaaaaatcaaagtataatttacaaacatgTTAACTGCTGGCTATGGACTTCAATTTCTCTAAGAAACTGATGTAAAGTGAATGCTCCATTGAACTTGCAAAATCTGACAGCTTCTCTGCAAAATTATTATTGATGCCTCGCTCGTCCAGCATGTTCATCATCATGTCATACAATTCCtatttgaagaaaataaaaatagaaatgtGTTTCACAAGCTGCCATTACCCTGACAGGAAATCAGTCTTTGATTATTGGAAATATCAATGTCTAACCATTTTTTGCCTTGTTTCATTGTAACTTAACTGCAGATGTGAAACATCTTGGAAGCTgatatccaattgggtggctgaatcttacgattataataaaataatacaaaaagattccctaagttgctgtgaatagtgacaattgacCAAACAGATATCAGCttccgagcacgctgcacatcagcagttaAAGCACATCAGCCCTAACTCAACCTTGTACTTGCATGTCCatttatgattttgaaaagactgAAAGGACACACATCCAATGCTCAAGAAGAACAAATGCATTCTTTTATTACAGGATCTACATTTGTCTATTTGCTGAATCTACTTGATTTGTCTTTGTCAGGGTCCACATacagctgatttttttttcctttgctaTGAAATGGGGCAATCACTAGCTGAGGGTTTCAATGTCTGAAATGTTAAGCTCATATTGCTCTACCTTTCATAGCttgacatgttttcatttcatgTTATAACACAGCTCATCCGCTGTCTGTGTTCTAATTTGTTAATAAACAGTCatgtgggatgcgttctttttgtgctgatccatgTAAACGAcatcatcaggcatcatttgttggaactgtgcctgccaggcatcagttccgaaaaatgatgcccgctgacatCAAAAAACATTGGTGCATGcacgaactggaatgtaaacaaagatgtcgtctgcggctgATCGAAACactagtcgagaaatttctacGTTTATTCCACTTTCTGAACAAGAACTTAATGCTCtagtttccaacaaggactcaaAACAGACAAAAGGAAAATCAAAGGtgtattgaacgttttgcagaagtattgcaaTCCTGTctggaaaaactttttcttgccgaaccactccaacatattacatcatgcgacaagttttgtgtatggtacgttcttatACATGACtgtggatgaggtgtgttataaaacacatattgacttgCCATGAGGGCCTGCGAGTCACCAAAAAAAACCAGTTTCCCTCGGCCTTCAACCTAGGGAGACAGTCTGTTtctgggggtgactcacagtcccttggggtacagacgtatgctgttgctctcatggccagtcaatatgtgtatactctGACACTCATCATAATGACGACAAGTGATGTTTGCTCAACCAAAGTTGAGAAAGCTAAAATGGTTTCGGCAAACCCATCTTTAAACTATCAGGCCAGTGTTCTCCACGAGGGGTTTTTGATGGGCGGTGCGCCCGGCTTCTTTTTGTCGCCGCCCACCTTTAATCTCGCCTGCCCACCTTTTATCTCGCCCGCCCACCTTTGTTATCTGTCgcctaaactgttttcacagtcagttgtccgaacaatatctgaaagcctgttgtataaaaatgacagcaactgacaACATCGTGTAATAAAGAGGGGCTGTTCACACATCTGTCGGTTTGTTTTGCGACTGCATGCAATCTTCAATGTTCTTTATTATGAAtagagttttaaagtcaacgtatgtttctctgcaggcatgctccgcTGACTCCGCACTGTAACTTAGTGCAAATATTCAGTCCCGTATCAACTTGTCATGGACGCCGCACGTAAAAAAAGACGTTCATGGCTGTAATACCAATCgggctacagacaaacatatagtAACAGAGGATCATATGAAAAAGTGCCACcatttgccaccgattatttcgaacactgattacttctcatgtagcctacttttgaattttcatgttggtattgtgcaatatatttactaaattgtgtattgttAATATTACTATTAGttcaatgtttttttatcatttttgatgttttattatttatttaatgtaaataaaaaggatttaaatttaaaaataaatcgtaTAGCTTGCCATTTATCACtgctgaatggagaaaaatattaaaaatgtcagaagtatatctcatcactggaatgccttgtgaatagccctggtgatatgtaaattttatgcaaatattatgcaaataaatatgctaattagcctcccgcctttaattttcatttgtggagaacactgtatCAGGGTTCAGGTTTGCTATTCCATATCATTGATTAATAGCATTTCTGATGACTTGAGAGAAACCTGTACATGTACTCACCCCATCCATGACCTCTGACCCCATGAtgtaagttttctcattggtgtCACCTTCATGAATGACTACTTCATCAATCAGGAAGAGGTCTTCTTCAGAGCCCTCTTGTGGTTCCTCATCGTCCACTTCATCATTTATGAACCTACAGCGGACGGCAACTGTGGGCTTGCCTGACTTGGagatttcaacttgaaaatttgGATAAGACCTCATCTGCACAGTGATAAGGAAACAAGGATGTATGTTACATTAACTTTTGTCtttaaattgttgaaaattcatCTTTTGAATTGTACAAAAAGGACCATTCCCTTTGTTCTGAAGGCAATTTGCCCCttcgaatttttatttaattcagaAACATATGTAAAGTTTAGTGTACCATAACTGTATGGTCTACATGCTCATGAAACCAgatttgttcattttcatgCCAGTATTTCTTTGTGTGAGACTTGTAGGCTGATTTTCACAGAGTAGTCAGTCTGGTTGTTACCTGTTGTCACTTAAACTGCATTATGAATCCCAAACAAAACTAAACAGCTTTTATAACCCAACCCAAGATTTAGCAACATGGCTGGTGTTGGTCAAGAAAAGGTTCTGtgttctacaataaaaagtgaAAGTGTCTTATTATTGCTTGATAGCATCTGACTGCTTGTAGAAGGGTGTTTGCAGTTGTGCAATGAAATTCAGATTACAGGGCGTAACCTCTTGTAAGAACAACTTATCGGTTCAGAGTATTTCAGTATTGTATATGTAGCTGCATCCAAACTCTAACATTGTACTCTATGTCTGATGTCAACGCCTTGCACTTTTGAActatttttaaggtagaatgcatctcgaaagtgaaagacttaaagttttgctcaaactttcctcaaagaaactttcaaccattcccttaccaaatcaacaataaaaattggaggtcactgtgcaaagtttggaaccagcgaaacaaattacccaagattttgcaatatttggaattcaaaatggcggccattccTGGGTTAACTGGAAGATAaaatttcggattttcgaaaatataagacagtgaaagttttttcttCCTTAAAGATcgttaaaatgagcccccacaagtggtagattagaaaagagtTGCAGagatttgagagtccaaatatctgtcccccaggCTTAAGAGGAACAAATTTAATCTGTTTAGCTTGTGCGACAATGTGAAACAGTCTCTAGAGGGAAGAAAGATCAATACTCACTGCACCACtgtcttcttcctctttttctggATTTGCTTCAAATTCCACTGAATGGTTCACATTGAAGCTTACTTTTACTCTGAAAAATTAGGCAATTACAGGGTTATCTCTAAGTTTTATTTCAGGCGGCAGAAATAAAATAACAGGCGGCTGATGAAGAGCGAGGGAGCGGAGCGGAGCATTGATTAACGTCGTTTTCTCTGTTATTTTTGTGTGACTATGTGTGATTGTGCTTATTTGGTGACACTTGAGCACCtgattttctttacaatttattaCCAAAGATGTTGTTAAATTGTATGAAAAGTAAGGTTTTTAGCATctcatttctcattttttgtgtACCTTTATCAGTAATCATAACCGTCGATGgatgctacagctaacacacagcatcgtatgcagggctagcgagagagttgccgacatcgacggttatttacgagaagtgaataaaagactggcatttttggaagcaatCGAgaagctgaggtaggcagggatacgacttgggcccaagaacgctgaattttgGCAgcaatttggctttttacgtcaagtcccaaaatggattttgaagtcaccgaccctacgtatgggtctttgcagggctgtggtgagcggggcgattagctgtagcggaacacacggcatcgtacgcagggctagctaccatttattttgttgttgccaGCAccataaaattgtattttactggCGATAAAGTACAGGAAATAAAACAGAATGCCGAgcacatgacaaaattatgaaaattcgttTTACGATAGCCTTAAAACGACGCCGTCGGAGTGAATGAAATTCGTTGATCGTTCGTGCATCGTCCGGCACGATCACGATGTTGATGGCATCGGCTCGACATTAATACACGGTACAAtcagcaaatacaaaaattcGCTAGTTACATTTTAAGAACGCATGATTCACTTACGTTTACCTTTgtctaatttttgttttttcgtaAAGTACTGCTGAATATTGTTAGATTTCTTTTTGGCACTTCCGATCGCTCGCATTGCGTTtgttgtttgagaaaattcACCTTGACCTCATGATCTATGACCCGCTCAGAACATGCTAGAGGGCGCCAAACAACATCGGCCAATCACTGCAATGATTACGTCGTGGTGAGATCTTGTCCTATGTAAATTTCCATGCATTGGAAAGAGTGAGTAACAACGCTTAATCTGATTGGGCGTAGTACGTAATGCATTTCTAGATTGTATGTGTTTACAGGTACGACATACGAGTTTTATCGGGACATTTTGGCAAGTTTAACGTCGTTTTCTCTGTTATTTCAGACACATGGGCAAGGCTTCAGTGAAAATGCGACATATAGTACTTTACTAGTGTGACACCAGCCGGCAGGTCACGTGCTTTTTTCACTTGCCAGACGGCTattttcgccggctgccggctttTAGCGAGAACACTGCAATTAGTTCTTGCTATTTAGGGATGAAAGCTACTATTTTTGAGAGTACATGTAGATCTATTTTTATCGTGTTTGTTCTGTACCTGTATATTTTCTTACTCTTCTTCTTATAGTGCCAGTATAGTCAACATATTGAGTTACTAACTCCATTACAGTTATAAAGCTGGATTTCTACTTAGTTCTTTGGCAGCAACAACTTACTTTGTTTTGATACAGTCAAACTTGCTACCACATAGTACAACCCCACTGATGGTTTGTGGTCAAAATAATGTTATTGAACCAGCCTGGCTCAAATATACTGTACCATAACTTCGAACTCTTACAGGCTTTTAATGTTTAGTGTTTAGTCTTTGTGGGGGAAGACTACTTTGTTGATTTAATAAACAGGAACATACATTGCAAACACATTGTGCTCTGGGATTTTTAAGTTTTAAAAGAACACAAACATACTAGAAGACAGACAAATTGAGATTTTCAAGTCTCattgatgactacattttgaaTGCTCCTGTGATGTTTCTATGGGGAATGATGTCATAACACAGTATCTGAAAGCATAAGAAATAAATGTGGGTCACAGAAACTCTCCTATCTTTCCTACTTACATTTCTCCACTGTCAGACTTTGTAAGTTGGGCATTGGCTCCATCCATGGACACATCATACCCTTCAAGCTTGGGAAGTTTTTCATGCGAGTCTTTTTCCATCTGAATTTCTTCTTGTAAGTATTTAGCTAATTCTTTGTCACCTAAGGTATAAATATTAGCATGAGAAGGGAGGGAAGAGTACTTGATCACCTTGGCATAAAGATTTCTAATTCAGTTGTATATTAAACAGGAGCCAGCACTACATATTTTTTCAAGCTATCAGCAAGTTTTCATAGCTCAACCATGCACATACATGAAGTTATATGATATGCACACCACTGATAATGTACAAAGTCATACCATTACCAGCATTGCCTAAGGATATTTACAAAGCCAAGAAAAGATCATTATTCAGGTTGAGCATACACGTTATAATGACATTGGTGATGGACATTTTCATACCGGTATAGTGGCACTGCAAACATAGTATTTGGACAGAGCAGAGCTAGTCAATTAACACTGGTTATACTGGATGGAGTTTTACAGCCCATGTTGGCTGTGATGTTTCCATGGTACTAGTcgttcaaaagtggcaacaatTACGTATGACGATGAGCAGAACATTTTATAGCTTCAACATCCAACGATTTCGATTTCAATCGAGGTtactgtaattattttgattttctcaGCAGATGCTTTCATTTGCAGAGGACCATGGATGGATAAGCTGTAACATCATAGGGAAttcaggctccgatgatgatgatcagatggtgatgattatgattaaacattaaaaatgaagaaaaactagaaagcatttgcaagcaaaagcgaagttccagagaccaagcagcggaagaaacaagagaatgtgtgacaaagataggtgcagaatgaaagagtgctttggattttaatattcagggctgatagcagtaaacaccataatacaactaaagcaaggcagtccggggaattatagtacacagattacaaatgcctacatgtacggtaaaaacgcaacagatacatacgggggcacagttgcgagtggagtgatacgtaccggccgccgcgtacccgtactatgcatataataattattatatgcatagtacgcggcggccggtacgtccactcgcaactgtgtaCGGGGGCGACGACGCACGGAAATggtttatcagacgacattctcgcgagccagagcaataagtttcgctccgctgacctacgcaaaatcaatcgcttgacgggtagcgctgagttgttgccgtaaagaggggtatcatttacgacgatgatcagacgagaggaaacatcggacctaggccgttgaaattgagccacatgcattttcatttgattaaaagcacagactaaaacaattttcattgctatgtcgctgctttcacaagatactgaccatttgatcttggaaagttgagttgcttttacgtgcagccaacgcatgccggtgcatgacagacagtacgttcactatgaatgcctggctctgcatggcagggctgtgtgttaccggcgttaaacggcctcccaccacagccccgcagactgatataggaaaaaccgctggtggctcctcagaaatacggcgggcagtttctccgccaaaacagccgatttttgagtccaaattttgcattgatcatcgttttcgagcacacccacctcgcctaggtacacgatgtgcccagccgcgcttgtaaacttagggaAAGGCTACTTTTCTGTCCCTGTGCGAGCGAGGCGATCGATACGCGGCCATGTTgtctcatgagcattcgggcgaaacagtatagcgccacgtacggcgggtatttagagaaaaataaaatcaaaaagcaacaaaaaacaaagcgaaagaaagctagaattattaataactgaacgcaatatgatagttgagcaatgccaaataaaaataaataaataaacaaacaagaaatgcccgtaaaacccgtccgagctgagcgatgacgtcataagcgtgtcgcaatgcattctgggtaattaaggtaaaatttgtgtatagcatgttctgcggtagtaaaaccggaaatagagaaagaagaaagaa from Ptychodera flava strain L36383 chromosome 12, AS_Pfla_20210202, whole genome shotgun sequence includes the following:
- the LOC139144899 gene encoding complement component 1 Q subcomponent-binding protein, mitochondrial-like translates to MAFSIARSASRLLCHTRHINASSIGSKFLLASTQRGQTSRAFARSMWYMSGSNSKCNDGSTITMMQEVQKASIKVGWAQRCSCCGLHTEGDKELAKYLQEEIQMEKDSHEKLPKLEGYDVSMDGANAQLTKSDSGEIVKVSFNVNHSVEFEANPEKEEEDSGAMRSYPNFQVEISKSGKPTVAVRCRFINDEVDDEEPQEGSEEDLFLIDEVVIHEGDTNEKTYIMGSEVMDGELYDMMMNMLDERGINNNFAEKLSDFASSMEHSLYISFLEKLKSIASS